In Thermosipho africanus Ob7, the genomic stretch TATTTGTATATTTTAAATTATCAACAGAGATAACATCGTAAAAATTGGAAAATGTAGTATATCTTTCCTTTTTCCATATAAAGTTTAATATCTTTACATAATTTCCATTTTCTCTGTCCGGTATGTAATTTTTACCGTCGAAAGAATAATATTTACCAACTTCTACCTTGTATCCATTTGACAAGTATTGTCCATTCATATCGTTTCTAAAAAATAATACTTCATCTTGCGTTGTATTTTCCTGGTAGTTGCTAATATTTTTGACGGAAATTATGTATTCGGGAACTCTAAATTTTAGCTCTATTTGGTTACCTATAAGATCTCTCAGTCTTAGTTCTTCAAATATGTAATATAGATATTTTCTATCGTATATATTGTATCTATTGTCTTCTTGAAGGTTTGCTAATAAAAAGGCTTTGAGCTTTTCAGGAATTTTTTCGTCGAAATGTACAACAATATCTATCTTATCTGGATAGAATTTGTTTAGGTTTTTGTTTAAATTCATTAGTTGTTGGTTTATATCACTTAATGATCTTACTTTGAAAACAAAAGGAGTAAATGATTTTAAAAATAGATTTTCGTAGCTTATCTCTACTACATAACCTGATATATAGTAATATTCTTCTTTTATTGTTTTTTCGTACTTTTTATAAAAGCTACTTTTTATATATTTTTGCTTTTCGTTCCTAGCCCAGTAGAAATGACTTGCATATACGTATTGCCCATATTTATTATCTACTATGAATCTATCGTTTTTGGGGTTATATGAATATCTTTGACGGTTGCTGGTGTAATAATAGTCTCCATTGTAATATATGTAATTTCCGTATCTATCAGGATAAAATTCTACTTTTTTGCTTTGTATCAATTCTTTTTCAACTGAAAAGATATTTATTACAACAAAATCGTTACTTTTGTCGAATAAATTACTATCTATGTTGAGGTTGAATCCACTTTCGTTAATAATTATAACTTTTGAAAATAGTGAGATTGAAAATATTAAAATTAAGATTATTAGTTTTTTTACCATGAAAAACCACCACCGAAATTAAATGTCTTGTTTTGTAATGAATAATTAAACATTAGATCAAATAAATCGTACTTTATCATACCTCCTATTGAATAGTTGCTTGATAGTGAAAGATAAGTTTTTAGTTCATAAAAATCGAATATGTTATATCCAAGTGTAAATATGTAATTTTGAGTATTTGTCAAGTAATCTACAACTAAAAATGCCTTTTTATCATTGTAAACATCTCTTTGTCTTAGACCTAAAGAAATTTTCAATCCATTACTTGTGTAGTATATTCCAAGTGATATAGGAATGAATATTTTTTTACTATCTTCAACTACTTGATCTCCAATTTCTATTTTTGAATGTTTTTTTAGGTAATAAAATTCTGCTTCTGAATAATTATTTTCAACATTTTTTATAACTATTTGGCCTTTATTTTCTGCTATTGTAAATACTGTTCCAGGTAGTACCCCATCTTTTTTGCCTATGTTCAATATTACTCTGTCTTTTTTTAAGTCGTAAATTAGTCCTTCTAATTTATAAGCATTTTTAATATTTTCAAGTATGTTTGATTTTATTACTGATGCAATATACTTCAAAATTTCTATTTGACTATTTTCTTTTTTCATGGGCTTTAAAATTGTTTCATCCCATTTATACCATCTTTTTTTAATTTCTTTTGAAAAGCTAAAAGAATCGTTTGCATATCCAAAAAGATTGTAATATACTTTCCCACTAACTTTATATACTATTTCTTCATGTGAAAACTTTGTATAAAAATTATTGAAGGTATAGAAAATTCCATCGTATCCTTTTATGTAATACCCCTCTTTTGAAGGAATATATCTTGAGGTATTTGCATCATATGAGTAGTAGATCCCTTTTTGAACTTTAATGTATTTTTCACCTACTCGTATATAATCTCCAGATTCATTGTTTACAATATAGTCTTTTTTTATTTTTTCTTCTTTTATTTGCAAATTTTTTATTACAACATCAAAATTTATGATTGGTTGTTTGCTTTCTTTTAATATAAGATTTTTGTTTGATAATAAATCTTGTAGCCTGAGTTCTTTATACAATTTTTCAAGTTCTTCTTGCAAATAAAGTTTGAATTTCCCACTTTCTATTATGGAATCATAAATAGTTGCATTAATAATTTCTATATAACTTGGAGCTGTAATATTTATTTTAACGATTGGAACATTAGAAAATAGTGTAAGACCAACTCCAAGAAATATTAAAATTAACTTTTTCATTAATCCACCTCCTTGTATTAATGAAATTATATCAAATTAGTGATATAATTTGATATGAAAATTAAAATGATAAAGGGAGGGGTATCTTTGTTATTCAAGGACATATTGTTTCAAATAGCGATAGTGTTAGTAGCATTGTTTGCAAGTCCAAAATACACATATGAATTCAGTGTTCCAAAGTATGCAATATTGACACTTTTTATGTCAATAATGTTTACTTATCTTGCATTTAAATGGATTAAAGAAAAAAAGATAAATTTTTATATTACACCTGCACATATTGTATGGTTTTTATTTTCTATATCTTCTGTGATTTCATCATTTAACGTTTTAAGAGATAATCCATTTTATTTTAGAAGATCTATTGATATAGCATTGTATGTTGTTTTTAATGCGTTACTTGCAATTTTTATAAGCAGTGAGTATAAAGAAAAAAAGAGAATTCACATGTTTTTGCTAACATTTATGATTACCGGCTTTGTCATTTCAATTGATGCACTTTTAAATTTTTATGGCGGATATTCTATGTTTTTAGGTAATGTTGGGGAAGCATTTTCAAGGGCAGCTATAAAATCAACAGTTGGTAATGTTATATTTACCGCAAATTACATTGATATGCTTCTTCCAATTGCTTTGTATTTTATTCTCTCGAATGAAATTTCTTTTAAAGGATTCTGGCAGGTAGCTTTGTTGAAAATTTTTGCATTTGTTTCATTTGCAATAGGATTTGTTGCAGTCATAGTCTCTCAGACAAGGTCCGAGTATCTAGCAATTATAATAATGACATCACTTTATATCATAATGTACTTGATATGGAGAAAAGGCAAAAAGGTTAATGAAGAAATTCCGAAGAAGATAAGGGCTATTACAAGATATCTATTTGTAAGTTTAATTGTCATTTCTATTATTATAGTGATTGTTTTTAATACTGATAATCCTTTAACAAATGGTGGTAAAGTAAGTATGACAAGCAGATTTTCTGCTATGAGCTTAGTTTCAAGTAAAGATGAAAGATTCTTGTCGTGGTTTACATCTCTAGAACTTTGGGAAGATCACAAAATTTTTGGAAGTGGGATAGCAACATATCAACTTTTATCAATATCAAAAATGGGAGAATATCTTGAAAAACACCCAGAACTTTATTATGGATGGAATAACTTTAAAAGAGCCCACAATGATTATTTTCAAGTGTTAGGTGAAACTGGGATAGTTGGTTTTTCATTATTAATAGCCCTTTTAATTATCCTAGCTTATTACTTTTTTACTATACCAAAGAAAATAGAGGACAGGGATGATTTACTACTATTTTTATCGCTTTCAATATCTATAGTTGGATTTGCAATTCAAAGTTTCTTTAGTTTTCCAGGGCATCTTTTACCGAATGCTCTTGCGGCCACTTTCTTTGCAAGTGTTGCTATTGGCCCATACTTTACTAAAAAAGAATATAAGCAAATAAAGGGTATCTCAGCTGTCGTTGTTGCAGTACTTGTTGTTTTGTTAGTTTATACAACAACTTATTTAAGATGGAACAGATTTATTTCTGAAGTCAATTTTAAAAATGGTAATACAGCATACCTTACATATGCAAAAATAATGGAGGAGTATCCTAAAATTGATGCATATATCAGCCAACTTGAAGGTAGGCTTGATGATTTGAGAAATTACAGTGGAGAATTTTCACAATTAAAACCTGAAGTTTGGAAAGAGCTTAAGAAAAAAGAGTATGAAAGCAAGAATTTGCCATACAATGAAATTGAAATTGAAAACCAAAGAATAGCAGCAATAAATAATGTAAGAAGTCAGATACTTTCACAGATTCAACAATTAAAAGAGCAAAAAGTAAAACTTCCAAAAATGGCAAAACAATATTATGATACTGCAAAAGAGGAGTTGTTGAAAAGTGTAAGTGTAGAACATACATATGGAAAATCATATTTTTATCTTGCAACTCTTTGTGTTCAAGATTTTAGAGTGCAAGAGATGAAAAACAATATAAAGACTAGTTACGAGAAGATATTTAATCAAGAATACGATGATTATCAAAAGATAATTGCAGAGCAATATAAGTACAAATGGCTTTCAAAACTTACTCCATATATTAAACA encodes the following:
- a CDS encoding O-antigen ligase family protein; translated protein: MLFKDILFQIAIVLVALFASPKYTYEFSVPKYAILTLFMSIMFTYLAFKWIKEKKINFYITPAHIVWFLFSISSVISSFNVLRDNPFYFRRSIDIALYVVFNALLAIFISSEYKEKKRIHMFLLTFMITGFVISIDALLNFYGGYSMFLGNVGEAFSRAAIKSTVGNVIFTANYIDMLLPIALYFILSNEISFKGFWQVALLKIFAFVSFAIGFVAVIVSQTRSEYLAIIIMTSLYIIMYLIWRKGKKVNEEIPKKIRAITRYLFVSLIVISIIIVIVFNTDNPLTNGGKVSMTSRFSAMSLVSSKDERFLSWFTSLELWEDHKIFGSGIATYQLLSISKMGEYLEKHPELYYGWNNFKRAHNDYFQVLGETGIVGFSLLIALLIILAYYFFTIPKKIEDRDDLLLFLSLSISIVGFAIQSFFSFPGHLLPNALAATFFASVAIGPYFTKKEYKQIKGISAVVVAVLVVLLVYTTTYLRWNRFISEVNFKNGNTAYLTYAKIMEEYPKIDAYISQLEGRLDDLRNYSGEFSQLKPEVWKELKKKEYESKNLPYNEIEIENQRIAAINNVRSQILSQIQQLKEQKVKLPKMAKQYYDTAKEELLKSVSVEHTYGKSYFYLATLCVQDFRVQEMKNNIKTSYEKIFNQEYDDYQKIIAEQYKYKWLSKLTPYIKQHMEILDKFDFATTQALIDSIGIYETSLLAFNERNTYKAIAMRYHSLHNLFKELLSYLPKDSEYYEYVKELVIKTFDGYVNYSKKTIVNMPGGWNRFPDWKNPNISKASRGQDIYRFFAGMVFKLQPPTIPSVVEFLDWLSKMEIKAAKYMSLKGIWGVPNGVIDFIHATAFEYYKNGRFQESIYTLEKIKNDYKESYEIARKDVAKYVKSFENQVESLKESYSMQIEDVLLSKNVHPQAIKVIVNKFKDTVDKIKEGFLNYNYLSLEATYMKTLIGKNYISWYDTAKDTIWPSICVKYLNEFLSELQKLGLNTDSIISIKGKIEVMINNPPSYAMVYESYARFIAHYKLVENDLKYNAKQLLNNYKEMTDNMWEAVILDWSNTLFEATPLNTKEEIIEYLENIVKE